CTCCATGGCCCTGTCCGCCCCGCTCGCCCGTTACACCCACACCCTCTACAAACGCCTGGAGCCCTTCCTCCTCCGCCTGGAGCGGCCAGGGAGCCACCCCGACGCGGAGCCCGAGCGCCTCGAGGGCACGGTGCTCGTGGTGGGCATGGGGCGGACGGGGGACGCCGTCTACCGGGTCCTCGAGGCCCAAGGGGAGTCCCCCGTGGGCCTGGACGCCGACCCCGCCAAGGTGGAAAGGCACCGGGAAAAAGGGCGCCGGGTCCTCTACGGCGACGCCGAGGACCCGGAGCTCTGGGAGAGGCTGGACCTTAGGGGGCTTAAGGCCGTGGTCCTCGCCCTACCGGACCTGGAGGCCAAGGCCCTCGCCGCCCGCTGGCTCAAGGAGCGGGGCTTCCAGGGGCTTGTGGCCGCCACCAGCTACTTCTCCGAGGAGGACCCCGTGCTGGCCCAGGAAGGGGCCCGCCTCATCTTCCATCCGTTCCAAGAAGCGGGGGAAAGGCTCGGGGAGCGGGTCCTGGAGAGCCTCGCTATAATGGGTGAGGTGAACTATGGCCGGTCACAGCAAATGGGCTCAGATTAAGCGCAAGAAGGCCGCGAACGACTTAAAGCGCGGCAAGCTCATCTCCAAGCACCTGCGGGCCATCCAGGCGGCGGCCCGCGCCGGGGGAAGCCCTTACCCCGAGGCCAACGTCCAGCTGAGAAACGCCATTGAGGCCGCCCGGGCCGACGACGTGCCCATGGAGAACATTGAGCGCCTCCTGCAGAAACTCCAAGGCGGCGGGGAAGGCGCCGAGCAGTACGAGGAGATCGTCTACGAGGGGTACGCCCCCGGCGGGGTGGCCCTTTTGGTCTACGCCCTCACCGACAACCGCAACCGCACCGCAAGCGAGGTGCGCCACGTCTTCAGCAAGCACGGGGGCTCCCTGGGCACCACGGGGAGCGTGGCCTGGCAGTTTGAGCGGCGGGGCGTGATCGTCTGCGAGAACACCGAGGCGGCCCAGGAGGCAGCCATTGAGCTTGGCGCCCTGGACCTGGAGGAGGAAGGGGAAAACCTCACCGTCTACACCGAGCCCACGGAGGCCTACCGGATCGCCGAGACCCTGAAGGCCAAGGGGGTGCGGGTAGAGGCGGTGGAGGTGGTGCAGCACCCCCAGAACACCGTCGCCCTCCCCCCGGAGGAGGCCCAGAAGGTGATGCGGCTCGTGGAGGCCCTGGAAGACCTGGACGACGTCCAACACGTCTACACCAACCTGGACCCCGAAAGCCTGCAGGTGGAGGCTTAAGCCCCCACGCCCGGGCTCCGCAACACGGGCCCCTGGCTAAGGGGCCCGGGGATTTTTGGCCGAAGCCCCCGCCTGGGGGCTTCGGTATGGGAGGCAAAACCCACCCCTTTTGCGCATAACCGCAAAAGGGGCTTTTCTTGACCGCCCCCCGCACCCTACCCTAAGCTTCCCCTAACCGCGAGGAAGAGGCACCCCACCTAGGGGAAAGACCCTGAGGCGTTTCCTCGCGGGGGGAGGAGCTTATGGACCGGGAGCACCTGGAAGCGTATTGGGCCAAGAACCTAAGCCTTATCCGGAACCTCCTCGTGGTCTGGGCGGTGGTGGCCTACGTGCTGGGCATCCTCCTCGCCCCCGCCCTGAACGGCATCCGCCTCTTCGGCGGGCCTCCCTTGGGCTTCTGGATCGCCCAGCAGGGGAGCATCTACGTCTTCATCGTGCTGATCTTCGTCTACGCGGCGCGGATGCAGGCCTTGGACCGGGAGTACGGCGTGGCGGACTAGGAGGGAACCATGAGCGTTGAGGTGTGGACCTGGACCATCGTCATCCTGAGCTTCGCCCTCTACCTCGGAATCGGCTACTGGGCCCGGGTGCGGGAAACTGCGGGCTTCTACGTGGCAGGCCGCGGCGTGCCCCCCGTGGCCAACGGGGCCGCCACCGCCGCCGACTGGATGTCGGGGGCGAGCTACATCTCCATGGCGGGCCTCATCAGCTTCCTGGGCTTTGACGGGGCCGTCTACCTCATGGGCTGGACGGGGGGGTACGTGCTCCTCGCCCTCCTCCTCGCCCCCTACCTCCGGAAGTTCGGCCGCTACACCGTGCCCGAGTTCGTCGGGGACCGGTACTACTCCAACCTGGCCCGGGTGGTGGCGGTGATCGCCGCCATCTTCGTCTCCTTTGTGTACGCCGTGCCCCAGCTCCGGGGCGTGGGCATCGTCCTCTCCCGCTACCTGGGGGTGGACGTGGCCACGGGGGTCTGGGCGGCGGTGCTGGTCACCGCCTTCATCGCCGTGCTGGGCGGGATGAAGGGGATCACCTGGACCCAGGTGGCCCAGTACGTGGTCCTCATCACCGCCTACCTCATCATGGGCATCGCCCTCGCCAACCTCCTCACCGGCAACCCCATCCCCCAGCTCGCCTTCACCTTCAGCGACTTCGCCGTGCGGCTGAGCGAGCTCCAGGTGGAGCTCGGCTTCAAGGAGTACGTCGCCCCCTTCCAGAACCTCTCCGCCCTCAACGTCTTCCTCATCACCCTGACCCTGATGGTGGGGACGGCGGGCCTGCCCCACGTGATCATCCGCTTCTACACGGTGCCCAAGGCCTCCGACGCCCGCTGGAGCGCGGGCTGGGCCTTGATCTTCATCGGCCTCCTCTACACCACCGCCCCCGCCATCGCCGTCTTCTCTAAGTACAACCTCCTGAACACCCTGGCCAACAAGCCCCTGGAGGAGGTGCGCCAGATTGACTGGGTCCAGAAGTGGGAGAAGACGGGCCTCCTGAAGCTTGAGGACAAGAACGGGGACGGCATCCTGCAGATGAGCGGGGACCCCCAGGTGAACGAGGTGACCATAGACCGGGACATCATCGTCCTCTCCACCCCGGAGGTGGCCAAGCTCGCCCCCTTCATCGTGGGCCTGGTGGCCGCAGGGGGCCTGGCCGCGGCGCTTTCCACGGCGGCGGGGCTCCTCATCGTCATCGCCAGCGCCATCAGCCACGACCTCTACACCCGGCTCATCAACCCGGGGGCCTCCGAGGCCACCAAGCTCCTCATCGCCCGGGTGGTCATCTTCCTGGTGGTGGTCTTGGCGGCCCCCTTCGGCATCAACCCGCCCGCCTTCATCGCCCAGCTCGTGGCCTTCGCCTTCGGGCTCGCCGCGAGCACCTTCTTCCCCGCCATCCTCCTCGGGATCTTTGACCGGCGGATGAACATGCAGGGGGCGGTGGCCGGGATGATCGTGGGGCTGGTCTTCACCGCCAGCTACATCATCGGCACCAAGTACCTGGGCTGGCCCAACTTCGTCTTCGGCATCACCGCCGAGGGCATCGGCAGCATCGGGATGCTCCTCAACTTCGTGGTGGCCTACCTGGTCTCCCGGGCCACGCCGCCGCCTCCCCAGGAGATCCAGCGCCTGGTGGACGAGATCCGCATCCCCAAGGGGAGCGCGGGCTCGGCCCTGGAGCACTAAGCCTGAGGGAAGGCCCCATCCCGGGAAGCCGGGATGGGGTTCTAAACTGAGGCCATGCCCCTCCTTTACCTAAGGTTCTACCTGGGAAGCCTCTCCCTTCTCTTCGCCTTCTACCTCCTCGGCCACTACCTCTTGGGTTTCCCCTTCCCCACGCCCACCACCCTCCTCCACCTGGCCCTCGGGGCAGGGGCGGGGGTGGGGCTTGGGGCGCTTTACCACCGGGTCTGGCCCCTCCCCCCTCCCGGGCTTGGCCGGGTGGTGCGGCTTTTCGTCCTCCTGCCCCCGGCCTTCATGCTGGGCATCGGCCTCCTCGTCCTCCTCCAGGCCCAGGTGGCCCTGCCCTACCTGGTGCCCCTCCTGGCCTGGCTCACCCCCGACTATGGAAAGGCCCCTTCCTCCACCCCTTGACGCCCTCCCCGAGGAGGCGGCCCGGGCCTTCCTCGCCCGGGGGGAGGAGGTCGTGGCCGAAGAGGGGGAGGTCCTCCTCGAGGCCCAAGGCCCCCCCGCGACCCACCTCTACCTGGTCCTCGAGGGGGAGGTGGCCCTGGAGGAAGAGGGCGAGGAGGTGGAGCGGCTCGGCCCCGGGAGCTTCTTCGGCTACCCCTCCCTGCTTTCCGGGGCGAGCCCCGTCTTCACCGTGCGGGCCCGGGGGAAGACCCGCCTCCTCCGCTTCCCCAAGGAGGCCTTTGAGGCCCTCCTCGCCTACCCCGAGGCGGCCCGCTTCTTCGGCCGGGGGGTGGCGGAGCGCCTCAGGCTGCGGCCGGAGAGGGTCCTGGAGCCGGGCCTTGCCCGGCCCGTGGGGGAGCTGGTGCAACGCCCCCCCGTCTTCGTGGACCCCAACGCCTCCGTGGAGGAGGCGGCCCGGCGCATGCGGGAGGAGGGGATCTCCAGCCTCCTCGTCCGGGGGGAACCCCTGGGCATCCTCACGGACCGGGACCTGAGGAACCGGGTCCTGGCCGAGGGGCTTCCCCCCTCCACCCCGGTGAGCCAGGTGGCCACCCGGCCCACCTTCACCCTCCCCGCCGACACCCCCCTCCTGGAGGCGGTGGCCGCCATGCTGGAGCGCCGGATCCACCACCTCCCCCTCACCCGGGGGGAGGAGGTGGTGGGGGTGGTCACCCACACGGACCTCCTCGCCCACCAGGCGCAAAGCCCCCTGGCCCTCCTCCGGCGGGTGGAACGGCTGGAGCTCGCCCGCTACGGGGAGGAGGTGGCCCGGCTGGTGGCGGGCCTGTTCCAGGCGGGGGTCCCCGCCTTGGAGATCGGGCGGGTGGTGGCGGGGCTGAACGACGCCCTGATCCGCCGCCTCCTCCAGGAAGCGGAGCGGACCTTGGGCCCCCCGCCCGTCCCCTACGCCTTCTTCGTCTTCGGCTCCGAGGGCAGGAAGGAACAGGCCCTCCTCACCGACCAGGACAACGCCCTGGCCCTGGCCGAGGAGGGGCACGAGGCCTACTTCCAGGCCCTGGCCGAGCGGGTGGTGGAGGGGCTCGTGGCGGCGGGCATCCCTCCCTGCCCCGGAGGGTACATGGCCACCCGCTGGCGCCTGAGCCTCGCCCGCTGGCAGGAGGTCTTCGCCCGCTGGATGGAAGCCCCCGAGCCCCAGGCCCTCCTGGACGCCCAGATCTTCTTTGACCTCCGCCCCGTGGGAGGGACCCTCTCCCTGGCGGCGTTGGAGCGGCTCATCCAGGAGAAGGCCAAGGCCGGGGTCTTCCTCTACCACCTGGCCCAGGCGGCCCTCGCCTTCCGCCCGCCCTTGGGCCTCTTCGGCCGGGTGCGCACGGAGGAGGGGTTTCTTGACCTCAAGCGGCACGCCCTCGCCCCCATCGTGAGCCTCGCCCGGGTCTACGCCCTCATGGCGGGAAGCCCCGCGCGGCGTACCCCGGAGCGGCTTAAGCAGGGGGCAGAGAAGGGGGCCTTGAGCCTGGAGCTCGCCGAGAGGCTGGAAGAAGCCTACGCCTTCTTCTTCCACCTCCGCCTCAAGGCCCAGCTCCAGGCCCTGAAGGAGGGCAGGCCCCCGGGCAACCGTGTGGTCTACAAGGCCCTCTCCCCCCTGGAGAGGCGCCGGGCCCTCGAGGGGTTCCACGCCATCCTCGAGGCCCAGGAGGCCCTGGCCCTCCGCTTCCAG
This region of Thermus thermophilus genomic DNA includes:
- a CDS encoding DUF4212 domain-containing protein, translating into MDREHLEAYWAKNLSLIRNLLVVWAVVAYVLGILLAPALNGIRLFGGPPLGFWIAQQGSIYVFIVLIFVYAARMQALDREYGVAD
- a CDS encoding sodium:solute symporter family protein; the protein is MSVEVWTWTIVILSFALYLGIGYWARVRETAGFYVAGRGVPPVANGAATAADWMSGASYISMAGLISFLGFDGAVYLMGWTGGYVLLALLLAPYLRKFGRYTVPEFVGDRYYSNLARVVAVIAAIFVSFVYAVPQLRGVGIVLSRYLGVDVATGVWAAVLVTAFIAVLGGMKGITWTQVAQYVVLITAYLIMGIALANLLTGNPIPQLAFTFSDFAVRLSELQVELGFKEYVAPFQNLSALNVFLITLTLMVGTAGLPHVIIRFYTVPKASDARWSAGWALIFIGLLYTTAPAIAVFSKYNLLNTLANKPLEEVRQIDWVQKWEKTGLLKLEDKNGDGILQMSGDPQVNEVTIDRDIIVLSTPEVAKLAPFIVGLVAAGGLAAALSTAAGLLIVIASAISHDLYTRLINPGASEATKLLIARVVIFLVVVLAAPFGINPPAFIAQLVAFAFGLAASTFFPAILLGIFDRRMNMQGAVAGMIVGLVFTASYIIGTKYLGWPNFVFGITAEGIGSIGMLLNFVVAYLVSRATPPPPQEIQRLVDEIRIPKGSAGSALEH
- a CDS encoding DUF294 nucleotidyltransferase-like domain-containing protein, which translates into the protein MERPLPPPLDALPEEAARAFLARGEEVVAEEGEVLLEAQGPPATHLYLVLEGEVALEEEGEEVERLGPGSFFGYPSLLSGASPVFTVRARGKTRLLRFPKEAFEALLAYPEAARFFGRGVAERLRLRPERVLEPGLARPVGELVQRPPVFVDPNASVEEAARRMREEGISSLLVRGEPLGILTDRDLRNRVLAEGLPPSTPVSQVATRPTFTLPADTPLLEAVAAMLERRIHHLPLTRGEEVVGVVTHTDLLAHQAQSPLALLRRVERLELARYGEEVARLVAGLFQAGVPALEIGRVVAGLNDALIRRLLQEAERTLGPPPVPYAFFVFGSEGRKEQALLTDQDNALALAEEGHEAYFQALAERVVEGLVAAGIPPCPGGYMATRWRLSLARWQEVFARWMEAPEPQALLDAQIFFDLRPVGGTLSLAALERLIQEKAKAGVFLYHLAQAALAFRPPLGLFGRVRTEEGFLDLKRHALAPIVSLARVYALMAGSPARRTPERLKQGAEKGALSLELAERLEEAYAFFFHLRLKAQLQALKEGRPPGNRVVYKALSPLERRRALEGFHAILEAQEALALRFQIRL
- a CDS encoding YebC/PmpR family DNA-binding transcriptional regulator, translated to MAGHSKWAQIKRKKAANDLKRGKLISKHLRAIQAAARAGGSPYPEANVQLRNAIEAARADDVPMENIERLLQKLQGGGEGAEQYEEIVYEGYAPGGVALLVYALTDNRNRTASEVRHVFSKHGGSLGTTGSVAWQFERRGVIVCENTEAAQEAAIELGALDLEEEGENLTVYTEPTEAYRIAETLKAKGVRVEAVEVVQHPQNTVALPPEEAQKVMRLVEALEDLDDVQHVYTNLDPESLQVEA